The sequence ACTGGTACTTTAATTAGAGATGGTGTTCCATCAATAATGAATCCAGAAGATAAGCATGCTTTAGAAGCAGCTTTACAAATAAAAGAAACTAACGGTGGTAAGGTTACTGTTATAAGCATGGGACTTCCAATGGCTAAGGCAACTTTAAGAGAAGCATTATGTATGGGAGCTGATGAAGCTATCCTTCTAACTGACAGATGTCTTGGAGGAGCTGATACATTAGCAACTTCAAAAGCAATAGCAGGAGTTATTGCAAAATTAGATTATGATATAGTACTTGCTGGAAGACAAGCAATTGATGGAGATACTGCACAAGTTGGACCAGAAATAGCTGAACATTTAAATATTCCTCAAGTAACTTATGTTCAAGATGTAAAAGTTGAAGCAGACAGATTAGTTGTTAACAGAGCATTAGAAGATGGATATCAACTAGTAGAAGTTAAGACTCCATGTCTATTAACTGCAATCGAAGAATTAAATGAAGCTAGATACATGAATGTAGCTAACATATTCTCAACTAGTGATGATGAAATAAAAGTTATGACTGCAGATGATATAGATGTAGATAAAGCTGAATTAGGTCTTAAGGGTTCACCTACAAAGGTTAAGAAGTCTATGACTAAAGAAGTTAAGGGTGCTGGAGAATTAGTAAAAGAATCACCTAAAAATGCAGCATATTATGTTGTAGGAAAATTACAAGAAAAACACTACATCTAAGATAATAGGAGGGTAATTTATTATGAATATAGCAGATTACAAAGGCGTTTGGGTCTTTGCTGAACAAAGAGAAGGCGAACTACAAAAAGTATCTTTAGAACTACTTGGAGAAGGTAGAAGAATTGCTGATAAATTAGGAGTAAAGTTAACTGCTTTATTACTTGGAAATAATATAGAGTCATTAGCAACAACATTAGCATCACATGGCGCTGATGAAGTTTTAGTTGCTGATGATAAGAACTTAGAACACTATACAACTGAAGGATATGCTAAAGTTATTTGTGACTTAGCAGCTGAAA comes from Clostridium sp. TW13 and encodes:
- a CDS encoding electron transfer flavoprotein subunit beta/FixA family protein, coding for MNIVVCVKQVPDTTAVKIDPKTGTLIRDGVPSIMNPEDKHALEAALQIKETNGGKVTVISMGLPMAKATLREALCMGADEAILLTDRCLGGADTLATSKAIAGVIAKLDYDIVLAGRQAIDGDTAQVGPEIAEHLNIPQVTYVQDVKVEADRLVVNRALEDGYQLVEVKTPCLLTAIEELNEARYMNVANIFSTSDDEIKVMTADDIDVDKAELGLKGSPTKVKKSMTKEVKGAGELVKESPKNAAYYVVGKLQEKHYI